One segment of Macaca fascicularis isolate 582-1 chromosome 2, T2T-MFA8v1.1 DNA contains the following:
- the LOC102142503 gene encoding large ribosomal subunit protein eL31: MAPAKKGGEKKKGRSAINEVVTREYTINIHKRIHGVGFKKRAPRALKEIRKFAMKEMGTPDVRIDTRLNKAVWAKGIRNVPYRIRVRLSRKRNEDEDSPNKLYTLVTYVPVTTFKNLQTVNVDEN; this comes from the coding sequence ATGGCTCCCGCAAAGAAGGGTGGCGAGAAGAAAAAGGGCCGTTCTGCCATCAACGAGGTGGTGACCCGAGAATACACCATCAACATTCACAAGCGCATCCATGGAGTGGGCTTCAAGAAGCGTGCCCCTCGGGCACTCAAAGAGATTCGGAAATTTGCCATGAAGGAGATGGGAACTCCAGATGTGCGCATTGATACCAGGCTCAACAAAGCTGTCTGGGCCAAAGGAATAAGGAATGTCCCATACCGAATTCGTGTGCGGCTGTCCAGAAAACGTAATGAGGATGAAGATTCACCAAACAAGCTCTATACTTTGGTTACCTATGTACCTGTTACCACTTTCAAAAATCTACAGACAGTCAATGTGGATGAGAACTAA